A genomic region of Saccopteryx bilineata isolate mSacBil1 chromosome 1, mSacBil1_pri_phased_curated, whole genome shotgun sequence contains the following coding sequences:
- the B3GALT4 gene encoding beta-1,3-galactosyltransferase 4 isoform X2: MPLSLFRRLLLAALLLVVFWTLFGPSGLGEELLSLSLASLVPAPASPGPPLALPRLLIPNEDACGGPGAPPFLLILVCTAPENRNQRNAIRASWGGQRQARGLRVQTLFLLGEPRGWHPTQGSRDDLLARESAAQGDILQAAFQDSYRNLTLKTLSGLNWADRHCPMARYILKTDDDVFVNVPELVSELVRRGGRWEQWERAMEPRREVEAGDEDSERGDPTLGVRPVPLLYLGRVHWRVHPSRTPGGKHQVSEEQWLPSWGPFPPYASGTGYVLSASAVQLILRVASRAPPLPLEDVFVGARLHWSRVGPGAEDGSVASASGARVALVATE, translated from the exons ATGCCCCTCAGCCTCTTCCGGCGCCTCCTCCTGGCCGCCCTGCTGCTGGTGGTCTTCTGGACCCTCTTCGGGCCCTCGGGCCTCGGGGAGGAGCTGCTGAGCCTCTCGCTGGCCTCCCTGGTCCCGGCCCCGGCCTCCCCGGGGCCGCCCCTGGCCCTGCCCCGCCTCCTGATCCCCAACGAGGACGCATGTGGTGGGCCCGGCGCCCCTCCTTTCCTGCTTATCCTGGTGTGCACGGCCCCGGAGAACCGGAACCAGAGAAACGCCATCCGGGCCTCGTGGGGTGGGCAGCGCCAGGCCCGGGGACTCCGAGTGCAGACGCTTTTTCTCCTGGGAGAGCCGCGAGGCTGGCATCCCACCCAGGGCTCCCGGGACGACCTCCTGGCACGGGAGTCAGCGGCCCAGGGGGACATCTTGCAAGCGGCCTTCCAGGACTCTTACCGCAACCTTACCCTGAAGACCCTCAGTGGGCTGAACTGGGCGGACAGACACTGCCCCATGGCCCGCTACATCCTCAAGACCGACGATGATGTGTTCGTCAATGTCCCGGAGCTGGTATCAGAGCTGGTCCGGCGAGGGGGCCGTTGGGAGCAATGGGAGAGAGCCATGGAGCCGCGGAGAGAGGTTGAGGCTGGAGATGAAGACTCGGAAAGAGGAGACCCCACCTTGGGGGTGCGGCCTGTGCCTCTTTTGTACTTGGGTCGTGTGCACTGGCGGGTGCACCCCTCTCGGACACCAGGGGGCAAGCACCAGGTGTCAGAGGAGCAGTGGCTTCCCAGCTGGGGCCCCTTTCCACCCTACGCCTCTGGCACAGGGTACGTGCTGTCTGCTTCCGCTGTGCAGCTCATCCTCAGAGTGGCCAGCCGGGCACCCCCTCTGCCCCTGGAGGATGTCTTTGTGGGG gcaaggctccattggagcagagttggtccgggcgctgaggatggctctgtggcctccgcctcaggcgctagagtggctctggtcgcaacagagtga
- the RGL2 gene encoding ral guanine nucleotide dissociation stimulator-like 2 isoform X1 has translation MLPRPLRLLWDTSPPGGVVLSSFRTRDPEEGGRPSGQGMGEGQEEEEEEEEDEAPVSVWDEEEDGAIFTVTSRQYRPLDPLAPTPPPRSSRRLRAGTLEALVRHLLDVRTSGTDVTFTATFLATHRAFTSTPALLGLVADRLEALESHPADELERTKGVAISVLSTWLASHPEDFGSEVKGQLDRLESFLLRTGYAAGEGVGGCSADLIRNLRSRVDPQAPDLPKPLALPGDPPADPTDVLVFLADHLAEQLTLLDAELFLNLVPSQCLGGLWGHRDRPGHSHLCPSVRATVTQFNKVAGAVVSSVLGATSTGEEPGEVTVRPLRPPQRARLLEKWIRVAEECRLLRNFSSVYAVVSALQSSPVHRLRAAWGEAARDSLRAFSSLCQIFSEEDNYSQSRELLLEEVKGQPPLEPNSKKTLKPGSRGGGVVPYLGTFLKDLVMLDAASKDELQNGYINFDKRRKEFAVLSELRRLQNECRGYDLRPDPDIQQWLRGLRPLTEAQSHRVSCEVEPPGTSDSSVPRVLRPTLVISQWTEVLGSVGGPTPLVSWERPSVGGVEMPGTPAPLLTRLAQHMKWPSVSSLDSALESSPAGPSHLSPPASSPRPSRGHRRSASCGSPLSGGAEGASKGPAPGGEAPGPGASDCRIIRVQMGLGEDGSVYKSILVTSQDKAPSVISRVLKKNNRDCAVTSEFELVQLLPGERELTIPPLSAPTELTIPPSANVFYAMDRASHDFLLRPRRRSSIATPGLASGPSASGTPPHEGGGGSFPRIKATGRKIARALF, from the exons GCCCCTGTGTCTGTCTGGGATGAGGAAGAAGATGGTGCCATCTTTACTGTCACAAGCCGCCAGTATAGGCCCCTTGATCCCTTG gccCCGACACCTCCTCCACGTTCCTCCCGAAGGCTGCGAGCGGGCACTCTGGAGGCTCTGGTCAGACACCTGCTGGATGTCCGGACATCAGGGACTGACGTGACCTTCACGGCCACATTTCTGGCCACCCACCGGGCTTTCACCTCCACGCCGGCTCTGTTGGGGCTTGTGGCTGACAG GCTGGAAGCCCTTGAATCTCATCCTGCTGATGAACTAGAGAGGACAAAAGG GGTAGCCATCTCTGTGCTGTCAACCTGGCTGGCCTCTCACCCTGAGGATTTTGGCTCTGAGGTCAAGGGTCAGCTTGACCGGCTTGAGAGCTTCTTGCTTCGGACAGGGTATGCAGcaggggagggtgttggggggtgCAGCGCTGACCTCATCCGCAACCTCCGGTCCCGGGTGGACCCCCAGGCCCCTGACCTTCCTAAGCCCCTGGCCCTCCCCGGCGACCCCCCTGCCGACCCCACGGATGTCCTGGTGTTCCTCGCTGACCACTTGGCCGAACAGCTGACCCTGCTTGATGCG GAGCTGTTTCTCAATCTGGTTCCCTCTCAGTGCCTGGGGGGCCTGTGGGGTCACAGAGACCGGCCAGGACATTCCCACCTCTGCCCGTCAGTGCGAGCCACTGTCACACAGTTCAACAAGGTGGCGGGGGCAGTGGTCAGCTCTGTCCTGGGGGCTACCTCAACTGGAGAGGAGCCCGGGGAGGTGACCGTTCGGCCCCTCCGTCCGCCGCAGAGGGCACGGCTCCTGGAGAAGTGGATTCGAGTGGCagag GAGTGCCGTCTGCTCCGAAACTTCTCCTCCGTCTACGCTGTGGTGTCCGCCCTGCAGTCCAGCCCCGTCCACAGGCTCCGGGCAGCCTGGGGGGAAGCGGCCAG GGACAGCCTCAGGGCCTTCTCCAGCCTCTGCCAGATCTTCTCCGAGGAGGACAATTACTCTCAGAGCCGGGAGCTGCTGCTGGAG GAGGTGAAGGGGCAGCCCCCTCTGGAGCCAAATTCCAAGAAGACCCTGAAGCCTGGCTCCCGGGGTGGG GGTGTGGTCCCATACCTTGGCACCTTCTTGAAGGATCTGGTGATGCTGGATGCAGCCTCCAAGGATGAGCTGCAG AACGGATACATCAATTTCGACAAGCggaggaag GAATTTGCTGTCCTTTCCGAGCTGCGGCGGCTCCAGAATGAATGTCGTGGCTATGACCTCCGACCTGACCCCGACATCCAGCAGTGGTTACGGGGACTCCGGCCGCTCACAGAGGCCCAGAG CCATCGAGTGTCCTGTGAGGTGGAGCCACCTGGTACCAGTGACTCTTCTGTCCCGCGAGTGCTTCGGCCAACGCTGGTCATctcacagtggacaga GGTTCTGGGCTCTGTTGGGGGTCCCACCCCCCTGGTCTCCTGGGAGCGGCCCAGTGTTGGGGGAGTTGAGATGCCTGGAACCCCAGCCCCTCTGTTGACCCGGCTGGCCCAG CACATGAAGTGGCCATCCGTGTCGTCTCTGGACTCCGCGCTGGAGAGCAGCCCGGCCGGCCCCAGCCACCTCTCCCCGCCTGCGTCCTCCCCTAGGCCTTCCCGAGGTCACCGCCGCTCTGCCTCGTGTGGCTCCCCACTCAGCGGGGGTGCAGAAGGGGCCTCCAAGGGGCCTGCCCCAGGGGGAGAGGCGCCTGGGCCGGGGGCTTCCGATTGCCGAATCATCCGCGTCCagatggggctgggggaggacGGCAGTGTCTACAAGAGCATCCTG GTGACAAGCCAGGACAAGGCTCCGAGTGTCATCAGTCGTGTCCTTAAGAAAAACAATCGTGATTGCGCGGTGACTTCGGAGTTTGAGCTCGTGCAGCTGCTACCCGGGGAGCGAG AGCTGACCATCCCCCCCCTGTCTGCACCCACAGAGCTGACCATCCCCCCGTCCGCCAACGTCTTCTATGCCATGGACAGGGCTTCCCACGATTTCCTTCTGCGGCCGCGGCGAAGGTCCTCCATCGCTACGCCTGGCCTGGCCAGCGGCCCCTCGGCCTCGGGAACGCCCCCGCAcgaggggggagggggttctTTCCCCAGGATCAAGGCCACAGGGAGGAAGATTGCCCGGGCACTGTTCTGA
- the RGL2 gene encoding ral guanine nucleotide dissociation stimulator-like 2 isoform X2 — protein sequence MLPRPLRLLWDTSPPGGVVLSSFRTRDPEEGGRPSGQGMGEGQEEEEEEEEDEAPVSVWDEEEDGAIFTVTSRQYRPLDPLAPTPPPRSSRRLRAGTLEALVRHLLDVRTSGTDVTFTATFLATHRAFTSTPALLGLVADRLEALESHPADELERTKGVAISVLSTWLASHPEDFGSEVKGQLDRLESFLLRTGYAAGEGVGGCSADLIRNLRSRVDPQAPDLPKPLALPGDPPADPTDVLVFLADHLAEQLTLLDAELFLNLVPSQCLGGLWGHRDRPGHSHLCPSVRATVTQFNKVAGAVVSSVLGATSTGEEPGEVTVRPLRPPQRARLLEKWIRVAEECRLLRNFSSVYAVVSALQSSPVHRLRAAWGEAARDSLRAFSSLCQIFSEEDNYSQSRELLLEEVKGQPPLEPNSKKTLKPGSRGGGVVPYLGTFLKDLVMLDAASKDELQNGYINFDKRRKEFAVLSELRRLQNECRGYDLRPDPDIQQWLRGLRPLTEAQSHRVSCEVEPPGTSDSSVPRVLRPTLVISQWTEVLGSVGGPTPLVSWERPSVGGVEMPGTPAPLLTRLAQHMKWPSVSSLDSALESSPAGPSHLSPPASSPRPSRGHRRSASCGSPLSGGAEGASKGPAPGGEAPGPGASDCRIIRVQMGLGEDGSVYKSILVTSQDKAPSVISRVLKKNNRDCAVTSEFELVQLLPGERELTIPPSANVFYAMDRASHDFLLRPRRRSSIATPGLASGPSASGTPPHEGGGGSFPRIKATGRKIARALF from the exons GCCCCTGTGTCTGTCTGGGATGAGGAAGAAGATGGTGCCATCTTTACTGTCACAAGCCGCCAGTATAGGCCCCTTGATCCCTTG gccCCGACACCTCCTCCACGTTCCTCCCGAAGGCTGCGAGCGGGCACTCTGGAGGCTCTGGTCAGACACCTGCTGGATGTCCGGACATCAGGGACTGACGTGACCTTCACGGCCACATTTCTGGCCACCCACCGGGCTTTCACCTCCACGCCGGCTCTGTTGGGGCTTGTGGCTGACAG GCTGGAAGCCCTTGAATCTCATCCTGCTGATGAACTAGAGAGGACAAAAGG GGTAGCCATCTCTGTGCTGTCAACCTGGCTGGCCTCTCACCCTGAGGATTTTGGCTCTGAGGTCAAGGGTCAGCTTGACCGGCTTGAGAGCTTCTTGCTTCGGACAGGGTATGCAGcaggggagggtgttggggggtgCAGCGCTGACCTCATCCGCAACCTCCGGTCCCGGGTGGACCCCCAGGCCCCTGACCTTCCTAAGCCCCTGGCCCTCCCCGGCGACCCCCCTGCCGACCCCACGGATGTCCTGGTGTTCCTCGCTGACCACTTGGCCGAACAGCTGACCCTGCTTGATGCG GAGCTGTTTCTCAATCTGGTTCCCTCTCAGTGCCTGGGGGGCCTGTGGGGTCACAGAGACCGGCCAGGACATTCCCACCTCTGCCCGTCAGTGCGAGCCACTGTCACACAGTTCAACAAGGTGGCGGGGGCAGTGGTCAGCTCTGTCCTGGGGGCTACCTCAACTGGAGAGGAGCCCGGGGAGGTGACCGTTCGGCCCCTCCGTCCGCCGCAGAGGGCACGGCTCCTGGAGAAGTGGATTCGAGTGGCagag GAGTGCCGTCTGCTCCGAAACTTCTCCTCCGTCTACGCTGTGGTGTCCGCCCTGCAGTCCAGCCCCGTCCACAGGCTCCGGGCAGCCTGGGGGGAAGCGGCCAG GGACAGCCTCAGGGCCTTCTCCAGCCTCTGCCAGATCTTCTCCGAGGAGGACAATTACTCTCAGAGCCGGGAGCTGCTGCTGGAG GAGGTGAAGGGGCAGCCCCCTCTGGAGCCAAATTCCAAGAAGACCCTGAAGCCTGGCTCCCGGGGTGGG GGTGTGGTCCCATACCTTGGCACCTTCTTGAAGGATCTGGTGATGCTGGATGCAGCCTCCAAGGATGAGCTGCAG AACGGATACATCAATTTCGACAAGCggaggaag GAATTTGCTGTCCTTTCCGAGCTGCGGCGGCTCCAGAATGAATGTCGTGGCTATGACCTCCGACCTGACCCCGACATCCAGCAGTGGTTACGGGGACTCCGGCCGCTCACAGAGGCCCAGAG CCATCGAGTGTCCTGTGAGGTGGAGCCACCTGGTACCAGTGACTCTTCTGTCCCGCGAGTGCTTCGGCCAACGCTGGTCATctcacagtggacaga GGTTCTGGGCTCTGTTGGGGGTCCCACCCCCCTGGTCTCCTGGGAGCGGCCCAGTGTTGGGGGAGTTGAGATGCCTGGAACCCCAGCCCCTCTGTTGACCCGGCTGGCCCAG CACATGAAGTGGCCATCCGTGTCGTCTCTGGACTCCGCGCTGGAGAGCAGCCCGGCCGGCCCCAGCCACCTCTCCCCGCCTGCGTCCTCCCCTAGGCCTTCCCGAGGTCACCGCCGCTCTGCCTCGTGTGGCTCCCCACTCAGCGGGGGTGCAGAAGGGGCCTCCAAGGGGCCTGCCCCAGGGGGAGAGGCGCCTGGGCCGGGGGCTTCCGATTGCCGAATCATCCGCGTCCagatggggctgggggaggacGGCAGTGTCTACAAGAGCATCCTG GTGACAAGCCAGGACAAGGCTCCGAGTGTCATCAGTCGTGTCCTTAAGAAAAACAATCGTGATTGCGCGGTGACTTCGGAGTTTGAGCTCGTGCAGCTGCTACCCGGGGAGCGAG AGCTGACCATCCCCCCGTCCGCCAACGTCTTCTATGCCATGGACAGGGCTTCCCACGATTTCCTTCTGCGGCCGCGGCGAAGGTCCTCCATCGCTACGCCTGGCCTGGCCAGCGGCCCCTCGGCCTCGGGAACGCCCCCGCAcgaggggggagggggttctTTCCCCAGGATCAAGGCCACAGGGAGGAAGATTGCCCGGGCACTGTTCTGA
- the B3GALT4 gene encoding beta-1,3-galactosyltransferase 4 isoform X1: protein MPLSLFRRLLLAALLLVVFWTLFGPSGLGEELLSLSLASLVPAPASPGPPLALPRLLIPNEDACGGPGAPPFLLILVCTAPENRNQRNAIRASWGGQRQARGLRVQTLFLLGEPRGWHPTQGSRDDLLARESAAQGDILQAAFQDSYRNLTLKTLSGLNWADRHCPMARYILKTDDDVFVNVPELVSELVRRGGRWEQWERAMEPRREVEAGDEDSERGDPTLGVRPVPLLYLGRVHWRVHPSRTPGGKHQVSEEQWLPSWGPFPPYASGTGYVLSASAVQLILRVASRAPPLPLEDVFVGVSARRGGLSPTHCIRLAGATHYPLDRCCYGKFLLTSHRLDPWKMQEAWKLVGGSDGERPVPFCSWLEEFLGTLRCRAIAWLHRT, encoded by the coding sequence ATGCCCCTCAGCCTCTTCCGGCGCCTCCTCCTGGCCGCCCTGCTGCTGGTGGTCTTCTGGACCCTCTTCGGGCCCTCGGGCCTCGGGGAGGAGCTGCTGAGCCTCTCGCTGGCCTCCCTGGTCCCGGCCCCGGCCTCCCCGGGGCCGCCCCTGGCCCTGCCCCGCCTCCTGATCCCCAACGAGGACGCATGTGGTGGGCCCGGCGCCCCTCCTTTCCTGCTTATCCTGGTGTGCACGGCCCCGGAGAACCGGAACCAGAGAAACGCCATCCGGGCCTCGTGGGGTGGGCAGCGCCAGGCCCGGGGACTCCGAGTGCAGACGCTTTTTCTCCTGGGAGAGCCGCGAGGCTGGCATCCCACCCAGGGCTCCCGGGACGACCTCCTGGCACGGGAGTCAGCGGCCCAGGGGGACATCTTGCAAGCGGCCTTCCAGGACTCTTACCGCAACCTTACCCTGAAGACCCTCAGTGGGCTGAACTGGGCGGACAGACACTGCCCCATGGCCCGCTACATCCTCAAGACCGACGATGATGTGTTCGTCAATGTCCCGGAGCTGGTATCAGAGCTGGTCCGGCGAGGGGGCCGTTGGGAGCAATGGGAGAGAGCCATGGAGCCGCGGAGAGAGGTTGAGGCTGGAGATGAAGACTCGGAAAGAGGAGACCCCACCTTGGGGGTGCGGCCTGTGCCTCTTTTGTACTTGGGTCGTGTGCACTGGCGGGTGCACCCCTCTCGGACACCAGGGGGCAAGCACCAGGTGTCAGAGGAGCAGTGGCTTCCCAGCTGGGGCCCCTTTCCACCCTACGCCTCTGGCACAGGGTACGTGCTGTCTGCTTCCGCTGTGCAGCTCATCCTCAGAGTGGCCAGCCGGGCACCCCCTCTGCCCCTGGAGGATGTCTTTGTGGGGGTAAGTGCCCGACGAGGGGGCCTCAGCCCGACCCACTGTATCAGGCTGGCTGGTGCCACCCACTACCCCCTGGACCGGTGCTGCTACGGGAAATTCCTGCTGACATCCCACAGGTTGGACCCCTGGAAGATGCAGGAAGCCTGGAAGCTGGTGGGCGGCAGTGACGGGGAAAGGCCTGTGCCCTTCTGCTCCTGGCTTGAGGAGTTCCTGGGCACCCTGCGCTGCAGGGCAATAGCCTGGCTTCACAGGACCTGA
- the PFDN6 gene encoding prefoldin subunit 6 encodes MAELIQKKLQGEVEKYQQLQKDLSKSMSGRQKLEAQLTENNIVKEELALLDGSNVVFKLLGPVLVKQELGEARATVGKRLDYITAEIKRYEAQLRDLERQSEQQRETLAQLQQEFQRAQAAKAGAPGKA; translated from the exons ATGGCCGAGCTGATCCAGAAGAAGCTACagggagaagtggagaaataCCAACAGCTACAGAAGG ACTTGAGTAAATCCATGTCAGGGAGGCAGAAGCTTGAAGCacaactaacagaaaacaatatcGTGAAGGAG GAGCTGGCCCTGCTGGATGGGTCCAACGTGGTCTTTAAACTTCTGGGCCCTGTGCTGGTCAAACAGGAACTGGGAGAGGCTCGGGCCACAGTGGGGAAGAGACTGGACTATATCACAGCTGAAAT TAAGCGATACGAAGCTCAGCTCCGGGACCTGGAGCGGCAGTCAGAGCAGCAGAGGGAGaccctggctcagctgcagcaggAGTTCCAGCGGGCCCAGGCGGCAAAGGCAGGGGCTCCCGGGAAGGCCTGA
- the WDR46 gene encoding WD repeat-containing protein 46, which produces METVLKPSRDVPRQRDKPQAKKKRPRRYWEKTAPTAPAASPGPPRRNKRKRKLLPQKPGNTHTPKKPRVLKKPRERRNPEPQRSLSGAQDPFPGPAPVPAEVAQKFRRIDKSKKLPHSKSKTRSRLAAAEAEEEEVSVKAARAELLLAEEPGYLEGEDGEDTAKILQADIVEAVDIASAAKHFDLNLRQFGPYRLSYSQTGRHLALGGRRGHVAALDWVTKRLLCEINVMEAVRDIRFLHSEALLAVAQNRWLHIYDNQGIELHCVRRCDRVTRLEFLPFHFLLATASETGFLTYLDVSVGKIVTALNARAGRLNVLAQNPYNAVIHLGQSNGIVSLWSPAMKEPLAKILCHRGGVRAVAVDSTGTYMATSGLDHQLKIFDLRGTFQPLSARTLPQGAGHLAFSQRGLLAAGMGDVVNTWMGQGKASPPSLEKPYLTHRLSGHVHGLQFCPFEDVLGVGHSGGVTSMLVPGAAEPNFDGLESNPYRSRKQRQEWEVKALLDKVPAELICLDPRALAEVDVISLEQAKKERIERLGYDPESKAPFQPKPKQKGRSSTASLVKRKRKVMDEEHRDKVRQSLEQQPQKQDKAAKPVGARLSALDRFVH; this is translated from the exons ATGGAGACTGTCCTTAAGCCGAGCAGGGATGTCCCTCGCCAGAGGGACAAACCGCAGGCCAAGAAGAAG AGACCGCGGAGATACTGGGAGAAGACCGCTCCGACCGCTCCTGCAGCCTCTCCCGGGCCCCCTCGTCGCaacaagaggaagaggaagctcCTTCCCCAGAAGCCAGGGAACACTCACACCCCGAAGAAGCCCCGGGTCCTGAAGAAACCCCGAGAACGGAGGAATCCGGAGCCTCAGCGGAGTTTGTCCGGG GCCCAGGACCCATTCCCAGGTCCCGCCCCGGTCCCCGCGGAGGTGGCTCAGAAGTTCCGTCGCATTGACAAATCCAAAAAG CTGCCACATTCTAAGTCCAAAACCCGAAGCCGGCTTGCGGCCGCTGAAGCTGAGGAAGAGGAAGTGAGTGTCAAAGCTGCCCGTGCTGAGCTGCTGCTTGCCGAGGAGCCCGG GTATCTAGAAGGGGAGGATGGGGAAGACACAGCAAAGATCCTCCAGGCCGACATCGTGGAAGCTGTGGACATTGCAAGTGCGGCCAAG CACTTTGACTTGAACTTGCGGCAGTTCGGACCCTACCGGCTGAGTTACTCTCAGACTGGGAG ACACTTGGCTTTAGGAGGGCGCCGGGGTCACGTGGCCGCCCTCGACTGGGTGACGAAGAGGCTCCTGTGTGAGATCAACGTCATGGAGGCCGTGCGGGACATCCG gttccTGCATTCAGAGGCACTGCTCGCTGTCGCTCAGAACCGCTGGCTTCACATTTACGACAACCAGGGAATTGAACTCCACTGCGTCCGCCGCTGTGACCGCGTCACACGGCTTGAGTTCCTGCCTTTCCACTTCCTCCTGGCCACTGCT TCAGAGACGGGGTTCCTGACCTACCTGGACGTGTCGGTGGGGAAGATCGTCACAGCCCTGAATGCCCGGGCTGGACGGCTGAACGTGCTGGCCCAGAACCCTTACAACGCCGTCATCCATCTCGGACAGAGCAATG GTATTGTATCTTTATGGAGTCCGGCCATGAAGGAGCCACTGGCAAAGATTCTGTGTCACCGTGGTGGGGTCCGGGCTGTGGCAGTTGATTCTACAGGCAC GTACATGGCCACCTCTGGCCTGGACCACCAGCTGAAGATCTTTGATTTGCGAGGGACATTCCAGCCCCTGAGCGCTCGGACCCTGCCGCAGGGAGCAGGGCACCTGGCCTTCTCCCAGCGGGGACTGCTGGCTGCGGGAATGGGTGACGTGGTCAACACGTGGATGGGGCAGGGCAAAGCCAGCCCCCCCTCCCTGGAGAAGCCCTACCTCACCCACCGGCTCTCAGGCCACGTGCATGGCCTTCAGTTCTGCCCCTTTGAAGAcgtgctgggggtggggcacagtGGGGGCGTCACCAGCATGTTGGTCCCCG GGGCTGCTGAGCCCAACTTTGATGGCCTGGAGAGTAACCCGTACAGGAGCCGGAAGCAGCGGCAGGAGTGGGAGGTGAAGGCCCTGCTGGACAAG GTGCCTGCAGAGCTCATCTGTCTGGACCCACGAGCCCTGGCCGAGGTTGACGTGATCTCTTTGGAGCAGGCAAAGAAGGAACGGATCGAGAGGCTG GGCTATGACCCCGAGTCCAAGGCCCCCTTCCAGCCCAAGCCGAAGCAGAAGGGCCGGAGCTCCACAGCCAGCCtggtgaagaggaagaggaaggtcaTGGACGAAGAACACAGG GACAAGGTCCGGCAGAGCCTCGAGCAGCAGCCGCAGAAACAAGATAAGGCGGCCAAGCCTGTGGGCGCCCGGCTATCTGCCCTGGACAGATTCGTGCACTGA